In one window of Paraflavitalea soli DNA:
- a CDS encoding LytR/AlgR family response regulator transcription factor has product MPINTIIIEDEEKSLYVLHELIRQQATDLIVCGTASHTGPAVELIETNTPDLVFLDVRIADGTGFDVLRRLSHRNFELIFFTAYNHYALEAFRFAAIDYLLKPIGIQEFEEAVDRVRKRIGDKQRRFATDTLLHNLAQQQQQHKKINIATLNGYEFIELSNIVWCKSDNTYTTFYLTDSSKVSSSRNLGYYEDLLNRSNFCRIHHSVMINMQLIKSYVKGKGGYVIMADGTELDISQRRKGEFLDRLAL; this is encoded by the coding sequence ATGCCTATCAATACCATTATCATAGAGGATGAAGAGAAGAGTCTGTACGTATTGCATGAGCTGATCAGGCAACAGGCTACGGACCTTATTGTATGTGGTACGGCCAGCCATACGGGGCCCGCTGTGGAACTTATAGAAACCAATACACCGGACCTGGTATTCCTCGATGTGCGCATTGCCGACGGAACCGGCTTTGATGTATTGCGCAGGCTTTCACACCGCAACTTTGAATTGATCTTTTTCACCGCCTATAACCATTATGCGCTGGAAGCCTTCCGGTTTGCCGCGATTGACTACCTGTTGAAACCCATCGGCATTCAGGAATTTGAAGAAGCAGTGGACAGGGTGCGCAAACGCATAGGCGATAAGCAACGCCGGTTTGCCACAGACACCCTGCTTCATAACCTGGCGCAACAACAGCAGCAGCATAAGAAAATAAATATTGCCACGCTGAACGGTTATGAATTTATCGAGCTGAGCAATATCGTTTGGTGCAAGTCAGACAATACCTATACCACTTTTTACCTCACCGACTCCTCAAAGGTCTCCTCTTCCCGCAACCTCGGGTATTATGAAGACCTCCTGAACCGAAGCAATTTTTGCCGCATCCACCACAGTGTAATGATCAATATGCAGCTGATCAAAAGTTATGTAAAAGGGAAAGGCGGCTATGTGATCATGGCCGATGGCACAGAACTGGATATCTCTCAGCGGCGCAAAGGCGAATTCCTGGACAGGCTGGCGCTTTGA
- a CDS encoding 6-bladed beta-propeller, which produces MIPLVKVSPNLRFLLMLFIFAATLSCNGIRDGYVAAGNPVIIQLDSGNSFISLADLADSLQIVKLDTSDNSPFSEPENQRVMYVEGKIIVFDVKYMSIKVFDGSGKYLNSIGKLGMGMGAFVRAEDIQYYPPHRSIVVLCNKPTKICEFALGGQLIKDTEINFFASSFVMPSANTRIFFVNQNKSEISKDKNIIITDSAYKVQARLFDLPENILSTIRFSGVLHLVNNEVYFAPAFSNIYYTIKGDTAQPVYQVDYGKKNIPPGIQEDTLLFNSAKYGFQYETFIKNDNYVGFNYLNKNVCMAFYNLQTGKTITGDIRLDSLNMLFSSYTYGFGDKKYATFLNGKKISAFVRRNADQIREKYPDIGRELSALKPDENPSLLIYALKQ; this is translated from the coding sequence ATGATCCCTCTTGTAAAGGTTAGCCCAAATCTTCGCTTTCTTTTAATGCTCTTCATTTTTGCTGCAACCCTATCCTGCAACGGTATCCGGGATGGCTACGTAGCTGCCGGAAACCCTGTTATTATCCAACTTGATTCTGGTAATTCTTTTATTTCACTTGCTGATCTTGCAGACAGTCTGCAGATCGTGAAACTTGATACCTCAGACAACTCACCATTTTCTGAGCCTGAGAACCAACGGGTCATGTATGTTGAGGGCAAAATAATTGTGTTTGACGTAAAATATATGTCTATAAAGGTGTTTGATGGTAGTGGAAAGTACCTTAACAGTATCGGGAAACTTGGTATGGGAATGGGCGCTTTTGTCAGGGCGGAAGATATTCAATACTATCCTCCACACCGTTCAATTGTAGTGCTATGTAACAAGCCCACTAAGATATGCGAGTTTGCACTTGGCGGGCAACTGATAAAAGACACAGAAATTAATTTCTTTGCATCTTCTTTTGTAATGCCTTCAGCCAATACGCGTATTTTTTTTGTAAACCAGAATAAGAGTGAAATTTCAAAGGATAAGAATATTATCATTACAGACAGCGCATACAAAGTGCAGGCAAGGCTTTTTGATCTTCCCGAAAATATTCTATCGACCATCAGGTTTTCCGGCGTTCTGCATTTGGTGAATAATGAAGTGTATTTCGCGCCGGCGTTTTCCAATATTTATTATACCATTAAAGGAGATACTGCTCAGCCTGTGTACCAGGTGGATTATGGTAAAAAGAATATTCCTCCAGGCATTCAGGAGGATACGCTGCTTTTTAACTCCGCTAAATATGGTTTTCAATATGAGACATTTATCAAAAACGATAACTATGTGGGGTTTAATTACCTGAACAAAAACGTTTGTATGGCTTTTTATAATCTTCAGACAGGAAAAACTATAACAGGTGATATCCGGCTTGATAGTTTGAATATGCTGTTTAGTAGTTATACTTACGGTTTTGGGGATAAAAAATATGCTACATTTTTAAATGGGAAAAAGATCTCGGCATTTGTAAGAAGAAATGCTGACCAGATCCGGGAAAAGTATCCGGATATAGGTAGGGAACTCTCAGCACTCAAGCCTGATGAGAACCCCTCCTTACTGATTTATGCCCTTAAGCAATAA
- a CDS encoding histidine kinase: protein MRWTFTILLLAITCLLHGQELSYKPFTGKDGLPGSVVYHTIQDKKGFIWFATKQGVSCFDGRSFRNYTKEDGLPDNDIIKLYLDKYNNVWCISFVGIPAVFHNDTIIRFDQCTGVTAITEDLLTDSILLIAETWATGSIMQGYYGSSNHPGKWDFKPYFGKKRPYADTGRPVLRNSSPEKINFRFSANDLHTFSLCIDSGNATQCHNGKRAGAQKMSFYGNNSFSCLTENKRGILFNADGTIYYATFQRMTPVITVQELGLNTWGDINSLFCENDSTLWICTRNKGLLRISDFLNRHRRIQSFFDQRFCTSILKDQEQGYWVTTQGDGVYYLPNLSFYSLTGYPDLLNKNVLCIVRSDKPALLAGFADGNLLELSYFPVSAKRYASWSHQNKNNRILHIWPLPLHAFLLSCDNGLYKQAGHHTTLIRPLAAKELYGAGDTVFFLGSSEGVYRLNRAFEVKEQLFGNRVTCLTGTGAQLYWGTLHGVYGYRQGTVEYYGKQYPALANIINHLAVAADSSLWVSTQQGLFIVKQGIITAIGREQGMLSNMCRHISFENNIAWVATDKGITRISYSWQRGQLRYSLSNITEEDGLPANEVNQTMPAGGYVWAATARGISWFPKDYTSRPVLHPLINITSIRAGGQALPLGDTVKVDYGVRPLLIGLSGITYRSGKQVRYEYRLQGVNNNWSSTQNNTIEFSALPFGAFTFEVRAIDKWGVRSDQAARLVIIHPPPFWKTTWFLVCTYLIMALLLGTGFYVYHHERQRKQEKEYRLRKKMHELEMMALRAQMNPHFIFNCLTSIQYHIMRADIRSAHIYLHKFSTLIRQILQHSTDSTISLYEEIKILELYLELEKLRLGGRMDYRLSISDELKRDDYSIPTMIIQPHLENAVKHGIAPLQHRKGILTVDIRKSGAYIEVVIEDNGPGIHASGITHETDEQDHISMGTGITINRIHALNALQKNKILWQVTDKQQLEPGPEGSASGTIIHLSFPITPN, encoded by the coding sequence ATGCGCTGGACTTTCACGATCCTTTTACTGGCCATCACCTGCCTCCTGCATGGCCAGGAATTGAGTTACAAACCATTTACCGGCAAGGACGGTTTGCCGGGTTCTGTGGTGTACCATACCATACAGGATAAAAAAGGATTTATCTGGTTTGCGACAAAGCAAGGCGTCAGTTGTTTTGACGGTCGCAGCTTCAGGAACTATACCAAGGAAGACGGGTTGCCCGACAATGACATCATCAAGCTATACCTGGACAAGTACAACAATGTATGGTGCATTTCCTTTGTAGGCATCCCGGCTGTATTTCATAATGATACGATCATCCGTTTTGATCAATGTACAGGCGTAACGGCGATCACGGAAGACCTGCTCACGGATTCTATTCTATTGATCGCTGAGACCTGGGCTACCGGTTCAATCATGCAGGGTTATTACGGGTCGTCCAATCATCCCGGTAAATGGGATTTCAAGCCTTACTTCGGGAAAAAAAGGCCCTATGCCGATACCGGGCGGCCGGTACTCAGAAATTCTTCGCCGGAAAAGATCAATTTCCGCTTCTCAGCCAATGACCTGCATACTTTTTCCCTGTGTATCGACAGCGGCAATGCCACACAATGCCACAACGGCAAACGGGCCGGGGCACAGAAGATGAGCTTTTATGGCAATAATTCATTTTCCTGCCTCACAGAAAATAAAAGAGGTATCCTCTTCAATGCAGATGGCACTATTTACTATGCTACCTTTCAAAGGATGACACCGGTTATTACGGTACAAGAACTGGGATTAAACACCTGGGGAGATATCAATTCTCTTTTTTGCGAAAATGACTCAACCTTATGGATCTGTACCCGCAACAAGGGTCTATTGCGCATCAGTGATTTTCTAAACCGGCATCGCCGCATCCAATCTTTTTTTGACCAGCGCTTTTGCACGTCTATCCTCAAAGACCAGGAGCAGGGATATTGGGTCACCACGCAGGGAGATGGGGTTTATTATTTACCCAACCTGAGCTTTTACTCGCTCACAGGATATCCGGACCTGCTCAATAAAAACGTGTTGTGTATTGTCCGTTCCGATAAGCCGGCTCTCCTGGCAGGGTTTGCCGATGGCAATTTACTTGAACTAAGCTATTTTCCTGTTAGCGCCAAACGGTATGCCAGTTGGAGCCATCAAAACAAAAACAACCGGATACTACACATATGGCCTTTACCACTTCATGCTTTCCTGTTAAGTTGTGACAATGGACTGTACAAACAAGCAGGCCACCACACTACACTTATCAGGCCACTGGCCGCCAAAGAATTATACGGCGCAGGCGATACGGTCTTCTTCCTCGGCAGCAGTGAGGGGGTATACCGGTTAAACCGGGCTTTCGAAGTAAAAGAACAACTATTCGGCAACCGTGTTACCTGCCTCACCGGCACCGGAGCACAGCTTTACTGGGGCACCCTCCACGGCGTATATGGATACCGGCAGGGAACTGTTGAGTATTATGGTAAACAATACCCGGCGTTGGCCAATATCATTAATCACCTTGCTGTAGCAGCCGACTCATCGCTGTGGGTATCGACCCAGCAAGGCCTGTTTATTGTAAAGCAAGGTATCATTACAGCCATTGGCAGGGAGCAAGGGATGCTGAGCAATATGTGCAGGCATATTTCCTTTGAAAACAATATCGCCTGGGTTGCTACGGATAAGGGGATAACACGGATCAGTTATAGCTGGCAGCGGGGACAGCTCCGGTATTCGCTCTCCAATATTACCGAAGAAGACGGGCTACCGGCCAATGAAGTGAACCAGACCATGCCTGCGGGCGGCTATGTATGGGCAGCTACGGCCCGGGGCATTTCCTGGTTTCCCAAAGACTACACCAGCAGGCCGGTATTGCACCCACTCATCAACATTACCAGCATCCGGGCGGGAGGCCAGGCATTACCCCTGGGAGATACTGTAAAGGTGGACTATGGAGTACGTCCATTGCTGATCGGGTTATCAGGTATCACCTACCGGAGCGGTAAACAGGTGCGGTATGAATACCGGCTCCAGGGAGTAAACAATAACTGGAGCAGCACACAAAACAATACGATAGAATTTTCAGCCCTTCCTTTTGGAGCATTTACTTTTGAAGTACGGGCCATTGATAAATGGGGTGTCCGGAGTGATCAGGCTGCCCGGCTGGTTATTATTCATCCACCTCCCTTCTGGAAGACTACCTGGTTCCTCGTATGTACCTACCTCATCATGGCATTGCTGCTGGGTACAGGATTTTATGTCTATCATCATGAGCGGCAACGTAAACAGGAAAAGGAATATCGCCTGCGGAAGAAAATGCATGAACTGGAAATGATGGCCCTGCGGGCGCAAATGAACCCGCATTTTATCTTCAACTGCCTTACCTCCATTCAATACCATATTATGCGGGCAGATATCCGGAGCGCCCATATTTACCTGCATAAGTTCTCTACGCTTATACGGCAAATATTACAGCACAGTACAGACTCAACCATTTCTCTCTACGAGGAAATAAAAATACTGGAGCTCTACCTGGAACTGGAGAAGTTAAGATTGGGCGGCCGGATGGATTACCGGCTCAGCATATCGGACGAACTGAAACGGGATGACTATTCCATTCCTACCATGATCATTCAGCCGCATCTTGAAAATGCCGTAAAACATGGTATAGCGCCCCTGCAGCACCGGAAAGGCATACTGACGGTGGACATCAGGAAGTCGGGGGCATACATCGAAGTGGTGATCGAAGACAACGGCCCGGGCATTCATGCTTCGGGCATTACCCACGAAACTGATGAGCAGGATCATATTTCCATGGGAACAGGTATCACCATCAACCGCATCCATGCACTGAATGCGCTTCAAAAAAACAAAATACTTTGGCAGGTAACGGATAAACAACAATTGGAACCAGGACCTGAAGGGTCTGCCAGTGGCACCATCATTCATTTATCATTTCCAATAACACCTAATTGA
- a CDS encoding DUF1573 domain-containing protein, producing MKMIRFVLFIVAFVFFAFALFKYFNKPQAASEKGLGNEQLTEIKVSKPILDVGKHKINVPVLANFVVYNEGRNALYIQKVEPDCHCTVADYSKLPISPGDSSVILLKYDGKAPGAFQSSATLTLNANPSTVLILFRGVMVE from the coding sequence ATGAAAATGATAAGATTCGTCCTTTTTATTGTTGCTTTTGTCTTTTTTGCTTTCGCCTTGTTTAAATACTTTAACAAGCCTCAGGCGGCATCCGAAAAGGGGCTGGGTAATGAGCAGCTTACTGAAATAAAGGTGTCTAAGCCAATTTTGGATGTTGGCAAGCATAAAATAAATGTACCTGTTCTGGCTAATTTTGTTGTGTATAACGAGGGGAGGAATGCATTATATATTCAGAAAGTAGAGCCGGACTGTCATTGTACGGTGGCGGACTATTCAAAACTTCCTATTTCTCCCGGCGACTCTTCCGTCATTTTATTAAAGTACGATGGTAAAGCGCCGGGCGCGTTCCAATCATCTGCGACGCTTACACTCAATGCGAATCCTTCCACCGTTCTTATTCTTTTCAGAGGAGTAATGGTTGAGTGA
- a CDS encoding 6-bladed beta-propeller — protein MRKFLTPAIVGMFLTISVCAQTNITVRIDPDNARGGTASQIFDAIRFIPLETNQQSLFGTINQLEVTDSFFIILDIQSRSIILFNRDGRFHTRIKSDGSDKYFNYFSIDRAAQTIIVTNNYANGLLVYDFDGRFIKKIPRPEKIRSLYSLGNNTLIHNLRRSSENKKNHPYDLIYSKQDTSPLLYFNRYDPDVETEEYNIEYNPFNFSGEPGSCMFSLPFNYKVYQLNDTGILRTYNFVFPAQYSLPSNFSTDPVFKGERAKYVYLTQDNKLKKHGISAVYHINDYLLFTAMNGELRTGADLHYLYNLTSGSLISLSKVSGDSASCYFPILSSVFEPIGTTYNNKIYTSTPSFRIFGAKSQTNKPVQYPASIQNYIATGSKDDNPVIVELAPKQHL, from the coding sequence ATGCGAAAATTCTTAACCCCTGCCATTGTTGGAATGTTCCTGACCATTAGCGTATGTGCTCAAACAAATATAACCGTACGTATAGATCCCGATAATGCACGTGGGGGTACTGCCTCACAAATATTCGATGCTATTCGTTTCATTCCGCTTGAAACGAACCAACAAAGCCTTTTTGGAACTATTAATCAATTAGAAGTTACAGACTCCTTTTTCATCATCCTCGATATACAAAGCCGCTCTATTATACTTTTTAACCGGGATGGCAGGTTCCATACCCGGATAAAATCAGATGGCTCAGATAAATACTTTAATTATTTTTCAATTGACCGAGCTGCCCAGACAATAATAGTTACCAATAACTATGCGAATGGTCTTTTAGTGTATGATTTTGACGGCAGGTTCATAAAAAAGATCCCGAGACCTGAAAAGATCAGAAGCCTGTACTCGTTGGGCAACAATACCCTGATCCATAATCTTCGCCGCTCATCCGAAAATAAAAAAAACCACCCTTACGACCTGATTTATTCAAAACAGGATACAAGTCCTTTACTATATTTCAATCGCTATGATCCTGATGTGGAAACCGAGGAATATAATATTGAATACAATCCGTTCAATTTTTCAGGAGAGCCCGGCTCCTGTATGTTTTCCCTCCCCTTCAATTACAAAGTATACCAGCTAAATGATACCGGCATTTTACGCACTTACAATTTCGTTTTTCCTGCACAGTATTCACTCCCTTCTAATTTTTCTACTGATCCGGTCTTTAAAGGTGAGCGGGCCAAATATGTATACCTTACCCAGGATAACAAACTAAAAAAACATGGCATTAGTGCTGTTTACCATATAAATGATTATCTATTGTTTACAGCCATGAACGGAGAATTACGTACGGGCGCCGACCTCCATTATTTATATAACCTTACATCCGGGAGCCTAATCTCTTTGTCAAAAGTAAGCGGGGACAGCGCGTCCTGTTATTTCCCAATATTATCAAGTGTATTTGAGCCAATTGGCACCACCTACAACAACAAAATATATACATCCACGCCGTCATTCAGAATTTTTGGAGCTAAAAGCCAAACTAATAAACCAGTTCAATATCCTGCATCGATACAAAACTATATAGCAACCGGGAGTAAGGATGATAACCCGGTAATTGTTGAATTGGCGCCT
- a CDS encoding TlpA family protein disulfide reductase: protein MAADGSFRLELEYPLPFQQIWLYIDSIFYAGIYANKDLHIELDLRKIKASGKEINFNGDGVRYLGTDGALNMYLNDYLLFRRSEQQALRTRMRQIPRFQNPVAKEVIFAYGSIFDSLKMIQDDYIATHPSPYAWLLENERLSEYYSLISYCYWGHTMENALFDKIKEHKTYLLSNNSTDFYRYLSTYLSTHPGLQPRTQKMQQDQMIDKGILILDSIFSPSRADLMKLQLNNSKDITEQKSALERILPGMHTNWCRTVAKSEYAHSVAKIATVNKALASSGNSITAADFGKPLLQTDFGASLYKLSNVKGADFLARLRQSFSGKAIVFDLWATWCAPCLAEMPHSKQLQQHSKDLPVVFVYVCTSNNSDENKWKSKIGELKLPGIHFYIDETLDAELSQFFSFSGYPGHAFIDRNGVYKPGAIKRVSDIKDSAALAALIN from the coding sequence TTGGCGGCTGACGGCAGTTTTAGACTGGAACTGGAATATCCACTTCCCTTCCAGCAGATATGGCTATATATTGACAGTATTTTTTATGCAGGTATCTATGCCAATAAAGACCTGCATATAGAACTGGATCTCAGGAAAATTAAAGCATCAGGTAAGGAGATCAATTTTAATGGTGATGGGGTCAGGTACCTGGGAACAGATGGGGCGCTCAATATGTATCTAAATGATTACCTCCTCTTCAGGCGCTCAGAACAACAGGCGTTACGCACGCGTATGCGCCAGATCCCCCGGTTCCAAAATCCCGTAGCTAAAGAAGTGATCTTTGCTTATGGCAGTATTTTCGATTCATTGAAAATGATACAGGATGACTATATTGCCACCCATCCATCTCCATATGCCTGGCTGCTTGAGAACGAACGTTTATCCGAGTATTATAGCCTGATCAGCTATTGTTATTGGGGGCATACGATGGAAAATGCGTTGTTTGACAAGATCAAGGAGCATAAAACTTACCTGCTATCAAATAATAGTACAGACTTTTACCGCTATCTATCCACTTATCTTAGCACGCATCCCGGGTTGCAGCCAAGAACACAAAAAATGCAGCAGGATCAAATGATTGATAAAGGTATTCTTATCCTCGACAGTATTTTTTCTCCTTCGAGGGCCGATCTAATGAAACTGCAATTGAATAACAGCAAGGATATCACCGAACAGAAATCTGCCTTAGAACGCATCCTGCCGGGCATGCACACCAACTGGTGCCGTACAGTGGCCAAATCAGAGTATGCGCATAGCGTTGCCAAAATAGCAACCGTTAACAAAGCATTGGCCAGTTCAGGGAATTCGATAACGGCAGCAGATTTTGGAAAGCCATTATTACAAACAGATTTTGGCGCTTCCCTGTATAAGCTTTCAAATGTGAAAGGAGCCGATTTTCTGGCAAGGCTCCGGCAAAGCTTTTCCGGCAAGGCCATCGTGTTCGACCTATGGGCTACCTGGTGTGCGCCCTGCCTGGCAGAAATGCCCCACAGTAAGCAACTGCAGCAGCATTCAAAAGATCTGCCGGTAGTATTTGTATACGTATGCACTTCCAACAACTCTGATGAGAACAAATGGAAGAGCAAAATTGGAGAATTGAAATTGCCCGGCATTCACTTTTATATAGATGAAACCCTGGATGCAGAACTTTCCCAGTTTTTCTCTTTCAGTGGTTATCCGGGACATGCCTTCATCGATCGCAATGGAGTATATAAGCCAGGGGCCATTAAACGCGTGTCAGATATTAAAGACAGCGCCGCACTCGCAGCCCTGATCAATTAG
- a CDS encoding DUF5916 domain-containing protein — MRNICLYILLLQSLWAAAQTNPADSIVRKKYYTQPLKSLITLDGIPSEEAWNTVEWGGDFIQWQPHEGQPPSQPTRFKILYDEKYLYVAYRCYDSAPDSVVRRMGRRDEFPGDWVEINIDSYHDLRTAFSFTLSASGVRSDEFASSDGNNWDASWNPIWFAKTHMDEEGWTAEVKIPLSQLRYGSEPDKVWGMQVTRRYFRKEERSYWQHIPQNSGVWVSRFGELHGLKNIPLHRQVEIAPYVITQADKYKEEPGNPFAKGFDTKLTAGLDGKLAVTNDLILDFTINPDFGQVEADPSQVRIDGFQNFFEERRPFFIESRNIFDYQLTGSEAGGDYDADLLFYSRRIGGSPHGYPSLGNGEHVKYPQNTSILGAAKFSGKTKKGWSIGVLESITQREMATIDHIGERRKELVEPLTSYFVGRLQKDIHSGNTIIGGIFTAVNREKGLNDILHRSAYSGGLDFLQYWRNRTWYLRGNVVFSQVQGSKEAILNTQTAFEHLFQRAGAPEVSVDSNRTSLTGMGGTVRFGKIGGRPGRLGQILRFETGVTFRSPELELNDIGFMLTANEINHFTWVGVHYQKPFFIFRTARLNYNHWARWDFGGQFIYQAFNFNSHATFRNNWQAGTGLTWNTFDISNTALRGTFSMRRPPALAHNVYVNSDSRKKVFVNFNVFNIWGSDHTLKNNEINTTVTYQPVNALQISLSAAYSHYWRRQDQFVDAVQYNNNTRTIVGEVKQNTLRFTGRLSYNITPDLTLQYYGQPYITRPLYDKFAYVSDPLAHKYDARFTVFNPGQISFSNDRYTVDENKDGTPDYSFSKPDFNFVQFRSNMVVRWEYKPGSELYLVWSQGNTPDAASDLDTPLPKSLFNNAFGGNEGRNIFLIKCTYRFVR; from the coding sequence ATGAGAAATATTTGCTTGTACATCCTACTGTTACAGTCACTGTGGGCTGCAGCCCAGACCAATCCTGCAGACTCCATTGTCAGAAAGAAATATTACACCCAACCGCTCAAAAGCCTCATTACGCTTGATGGCATTCCCTCGGAAGAAGCCTGGAATACCGTTGAATGGGGTGGCGATTTTATCCAATGGCAGCCGCATGAAGGACAACCTCCCTCCCAGCCCACCCGCTTCAAGATCCTGTACGATGAAAAGTACCTGTATGTAGCCTATCGCTGCTACGATTCAGCACCCGATTCCGTAGTACGGCGTATGGGCCGGCGGGATGAGTTTCCCGGCGACTGGGTGGAGATCAATATAGACAGCTACCATGATCTGCGTACAGCCTTTTCCTTTACGCTGTCGGCCTCGGGTGTACGGAGTGATGAATTTGCCTCGAGCGACGGCAATAACTGGGATGCCAGCTGGAACCCCATCTGGTTTGCCAAAACGCATATGGATGAAGAGGGCTGGACTGCCGAAGTAAAGATCCCGCTGAGCCAGCTGCGGTACGGCAGTGAGCCCGATAAAGTGTGGGGAATGCAGGTAACCCGGCGTTACTTCCGTAAAGAAGAGCGGTCGTACTGGCAGCATATACCACAAAACTCCGGCGTGTGGGTCAGCAGGTTTGGTGAACTGCACGGGCTAAAGAATATCCCTTTGCACCGCCAGGTGGAAATAGCCCCTTATGTGATAACACAGGCAGACAAGTATAAAGAAGAACCAGGCAATCCATTTGCCAAAGGTTTTGACACCAAACTCACTGCAGGACTGGACGGGAAACTGGCGGTGACGAATGACCTGATCCTTGACTTTACCATCAATCCCGACTTTGGGCAGGTAGAAGCAGATCCCTCGCAGGTACGCATCGATGGATTCCAGAACTTCTTTGAAGAGCGGAGACCTTTCTTTATCGAGAGCCGGAATATTTTTGACTACCAGCTCACCGGCTCGGAAGCAGGCGGTGATTATGATGCTGATCTCTTGTTTTACTCGAGACGCATAGGTGGTTCCCCCCATGGCTATCCCAGCCTGGGCAATGGCGAACATGTGAAGTACCCGCAAAATACTTCCATACTGGGCGCTGCCAAGTTCAGCGGCAAAACAAAAAAGGGCTGGAGCATTGGTGTGCTGGAAAGCATTACACAAAGAGAAATGGCCACCATCGATCATATTGGGGAGAGAAGAAAAGAACTGGTAGAACCGCTCACAAGTTACTTTGTGGGCAGGTTGCAAAAAGATATCCATTCTGGTAACACCATCATCGGGGGCATCTTCACGGCCGTAAACCGGGAAAAAGGATTGAATGATATTTTGCACCGCAGTGCTTATTCGGGCGGGCTCGACTTTTTACAATACTGGAGAAACCGCACCTGGTATTTACGGGGCAATGTGGTGTTTAGCCAGGTACAGGGCAGTAAAGAAGCTATCCTTAACACACAAACGGCTTTTGAACACCTCTTTCAACGGGCCGGTGCACCTGAAGTGTCGGTAGACAGCAACCGTACCTCACTAACGGGTATGGGTGGCACAGTACGGTTTGGCAAGATCGGGGGACGGCCGGGAAGGCTGGGCCAGATACTCCGCTTTGAAACGGGGGTTACGTTCCGTTCGCCGGAACTCGAACTGAACGATATAGGCTTTATGCTTACGGCCAATGAGATCAACCATTTTACCTGGGTAGGCGTGCATTACCAGAAGCCATTTTTCATATTCCGTACGGCACGCCTCAACTACAATCATTGGGCAAGGTGGGATTTTGGCGGACAGTTTATTTACCAGGCATTCAACTTCAATTCGCATGCTACCTTCCGCAATAACTGGCAGGCAGGTACGGGATTGACCTGGAACACTTTCGATATATCGAATACCGCATTAAGAGGCACTTTTTCCATGCGCAGGCCACCGGCTTTGGCCCACAATGTGTATGTGAACAGCGACTCCCGGAAAAAGGTGTTTGTAAATTTCAATGTCTTCAATATCTGGGGATCTGACCATACGCTTAAAAACAATGAGATCAACACCACCGTCACTTACCAGCCGGTGAATGCACTGCAGATCAGCCTCAGTGCGGCCTATTCGCATTACTGGCGACGGCAGGACCAGTTTGTAGATGCCGTGCAGTATAACAACAATACCCGTACGATCGTGGGAGAAGTGAAACAAAACACGCTTCGCTTTACCGGCAGACTCAGTTATAATATCACCCCGGATCTTACGCTTCAATATTACGGGCAGCCTTATATTACGCGGCCACTCTATGATAAATTTGCGTATGTATCTGACCCATTGGCCCATAAGTATGATGCCCGGTTCACGGTATTCAATCCCGGCCAGATCAGTTTCAGTAACGACCGGTATACTGTAGATGAAAATAAGGATGGCACGCCCGATTACAGTTTCAGCAAACCTGATTTCAACTTTGTGCAGTTCCGTTCGAACATGGTGGTACGCTGGGAATACAAGCCCGGCTCGGAGCTTTACCTGGTATGGTCGCAGGGCAATACGCCTGATGCAGCTTCCGACCTCGATACTCCATTACCAAAGAGCTTATTTAACAACGCCTTTGGCGGCAATGAAGGAAGGAATATTTTCCTGATAAAATGTACTTACCGGTTTGTGCGGTAA